A stretch of the Takifugu flavidus isolate HTHZ2018 chromosome 1, ASM371156v2, whole genome shotgun sequence genome encodes the following:
- the LOC130531638 gene encoding G protein-activated inward rectifier potassium channel 1-like, with protein sequence MSALRRKFGEDYQVVSTNRGITFSAPVKRKRQRFVEKNGRCNVQHGNLGGETSRYISDLFTTLVDLKWRWNLLIFILTYTVAWLVMASMWWVIAYIRGDLSRGGHDSSYTPCVANVYNFPSAFLFFIETEATIGYGHRYITEKCPEGIILFLFQSLLGSIVDAFLIGCMFIKMSQPKKRAETLMFSQDAVISQRDGTLCLMFRVGNLRNSHMVSAQIRCKLIKSRQTPEGEFLPLDQCELDVGFGTGADQLFLVSPLTICHEINSKSPFFDLSQRSLMNEQFEIVVILEGIVETTGMTCQARTSYTEDEVLWGHRFLPVMSLEEGFFRVDYSQFHNTFEVPTPPYSVKEQEEKSLLTSPNPLPVAATPSSPLLGNSGRVGRRERLLSADCADHIEDQSSRLPRKLQRMSSTKEELLWKGLKTGPSLPGGKASSTGDLPLSIQRLRSSSIPATRQEHLEEHVQLLSLEGDAEEGELEKLPVAIRTTAAPNPTPVSISLVGNRPEDNLPPKLRKMNADR encoded by the exons ATGTCAGCGTTGCGGAGGAAATTTGGAGAGGACTACCAGGTGGTCAGCACCAACAGGGGCATTACTTTCTCCGCTCCGGTGAAAAGAAAGAGGCAGCGGTTCGTGGAGAAGAACGGCCGCTGCAACGTCCAGCACGGTAACCTTGGCGGGGAGACCAGCCGATACATCTCCGATCTCTTCACCACGCTTGTGGATCTGAAGTGGCGCTGGAACCTGCTCATCTTCATTCTCACTTACACTGTCGCATGGCTGGTCATGGCATCTATGTGGTGGGTGATCGCCTACATCCGCGGCGACCTGAGCCGCGGCGGCCACGACTCGTCTTACACCCCGTGCGTCGCCAACGTGTACAACTTTCCCTCCGCGTTCCTGTTTTTCATCGAGACGGAGGCGACCATCGGCTACGGCCACCGCTACATCACTGAGAAGTGTCCAGAGGGCAtcatcctgttcctcttccagtCGCTGCTGGGATCCATCGTGGACGCCTTTCTCATCGGCTGCATGTTCATTAAGATGTCGCAGCCCAAGAAGCGCGCGGAGACGCTGATGTTCAGTCAGGACGCGGTGATTTCGCAACGGGACGGGACGTTGTGCCTCATGTTCCGTGTGGGGAACCTGCGGAACAGCCACATGGTTTCCGCGCAGATCAGGTGCAAACTCATCAAG tcTCGTCAGACCCCCGAGGGTGAGTTCTTGCCGCTGGACCAGTGTGAGCTGGATGTGGGTTTTGGGACTGGAGCGGACCAGCTCTTCTTGGTGTCACCTCTAACCATCTGCCACGAGATCAACTCCAAGAGCCCGTTCTTTGACCTGTCGCAGCGCTCGCTCATGAACGAGCAATTTGAGATCGTGGTGATCCTGGAGGGCATCGTGGAGACCACTG GTATGACCTGCCAGGCAAGGACGTCTTACACGGAGGATGAAGTCTTGTGGGGCCATCGGTTCCTGCCTGTCATGTCCCTGGAGGAGGGGTTTTTCAGAGTGGACTACTCTCAGTTCCACAACACCTTTGAAGTCCCTACACCTCCCTACAGTGTGAAAGAACAAGAGGAGAAGTCACTGTTGACGTCACCAAACCCACTGCCAGTTGCAGccactccctcctcccctctgctgggcAACAGTGGCCGTGTTGGTCGCAGGGAACGGCTTCTGTCAGCTGACTGCGCGGACCACATAGAGGACCAAAGCTCCAGGCTGCCCAGAAAACTCCAAAGAATGAGCTCCACCAAGGAAGAGCTTCTGTGGAAGGGTCTAAAAACAGGGCCATCCTTGCCCGGGGGGAAGGCCTCTAGCACAGGAGACCTGCCTCTCAGTATTCAGAGGCTGAGGTCCAGCTCCATCCCGGCCACTAGGCAAGAACATCTGGAGGAGCACGTCCAGCTGCTGTCACTGGAGGGAGAcgcagaggagggggagctggagaaaCTGCCAGTGGCCATCAGAACCACTGCGGCCCCCAACCCAACACCAGTCAGCATCTCTTTGGTGGGGAACCGTCCAGAGGACAACTTACCCCCCAAGCTGCGAAAAATGAATGCTGACCGCTGA
- the znf281b gene encoding LOW QUALITY PROTEIN: zinc finger protein 281b (The sequence of the model RefSeq protein was modified relative to this genomic sequence to represent the inferred CDS: inserted 1 base in 1 codon) — MSIIQDKLANEFLRNGGMDPNFTPGMLMFSHLPPVTSFTRLASPSVMGELPQEMILKKERDSPQDHQGAAAANPGGFLHSMGIKQERLNELDFRMPLYGGGGGVGMNCAGXGAGKSVADMPDLSFGNHHQNHQNMLLHDLSLNSVRSLGEPMTGRPGKEPKDSSGRRGRRSNGEGQGGKARRKRSDAAKAMMLDADGGCLSPSSKPHICEHCNAAFRSSYHLRRHVLIHTGERPFRCSQCNMSFIQKYLLQRHEKIHSGEKPFSCDQCNMRFIQKYHMERHKRTHSGEKPYRCDTCQQFFSRTDRLLKHKRTCGEAIKKDLDPSMLELSEAELGHGSYSLSQGNSTTSARKRAKSKNGEGGERKRKKNASASAAAASSSGEMARELGIQDFNMEHPAGSSSAMDGRKLVFKKAGRKGLDKGLLSMEDGVDGQKRLGQKPCPMDHVEGSSLDNMGLLQSAGGNKQGAATSSNYDDAMQFVKKRRYLHAVTNDYGAGSLHMAPQGNSVIQGSLGPEPTLAMLDSSPLELKHDKSGIPDEVLQSLLDHYSHKPDGTQHHDVTFDLSDHPHHVDLQPAAPVTPELEDDSPNGGDKTAVMSEYSKFLLQALERTSHTGPFPSLGPTGPFPLLSSSSSPTGPLFSDKHVYASSPLDCGYPPAVSSPLPIVAPSSTSSSSSSKSHYGMLVGSPSQAGYHLSLEPTSHQQLTPSQELTEQLEKQHSPGAFTLPPQDLTASAEGTKGQQSKAGGTAAPTNGSSYPDLSPLNPPKETTYQIENFAQAFGSQFKSGRRTPLGYGNDPGSEVDHRIRTPVSEFSGYTSLLADVSEPVSTGSKTPTSQSYR; from the exons ATGAGTATTATCCAAGACAAGTTGGCCAATGAGTTTCTACGAAACGGTGGCATGGACCCCAATTTCACTCCAGGCATGCTCATGTTCAGCCACCTGCCGCCAGTCACCAGCTTTACTCGACTCGCCTCCCCGTCTGTTATGGGCGAGCTTCCTCAGGAGATGATTCTGAAGAAAGAGCGTGACTCGCCCCAGGATCACCAGGGCGCCGCGGCTGCAAACCCGGGGGGGTTCCTCCACAGCATGGGGATAAAGCAGGAGAGGTTAAATGAGTTGGACTTCCGTATGCCCCTTTATGGTGGGGGTGGAGGCGTGGGAATGAACTGTGCTG GGGGCGCGGGGAAGAGCGTCGCGGACATGCCGGACCTGTCCTTCGGCAACCACCACCAAAACCACCAGAACATGCTCCTGCATGACCTGAGCCTCAACAGCGTTCGATCCCTTGGAGAACCG ATGACTGGAAGGCCGGGAAAAGAGCCAAAAGATTCCTCAGGTAGACGAGGGCGACGCAGCAACGGGGAGGGGCAGGGCGGCAAGGCCCGAAGAAAACGCAGCGACGCCGCAAAG GCCATGATGTTGGACGCAGATGGGGGCTGCCTGTCTCCCAGCTCAAAGCCACATATCTGCGAGCACTGCAACGCCGCCTTCCGTAGCTCCTATCACCTGCGCAGGCATGTGCTCATCCACACAG GTGAGAGGCCTTTCCGGTGCAGTCAATGTAACATGAGCTTCATTCAGAAGTACCTCCTCCAGCGACACGAGAAGATCCACAGCG GAGAGAAGCCTTTCAGCTGCGACCAGTGCAACATGCGCTTCATTCAGAAGTACCACATGGAGAGACACAAGAGGACGCACAGCGGCGAGAAGCCGTATCGCTGCGATACCTGCCAACAA TTTTTCTCCAGAACCGACCGGTTACTGAAGCACAAACGGACATGTGGAGAAGCCATAAAGAAGGATCTGGACCCAAGCATGCTGGAGCTCAGCGAGGCAGAGTTGGGTCATGGCAGCTATTCACTTTCTCAGGGAAACTCTACCACCTCTGCACGCAAGAGGGCCAAGTCCAAAAACGGTGAAGGCGGCGAACGCAAGAGAAAAAAGAACGCCTCCGCATCGGCGGCCGCAGCCTCATCTTCTGGGGAGATGGCTCGTGAGCTGGGCATCCAGGACTTCAATATGGAGCACCCCGCAGGCTCCAGCAGTGCCATGGATGGACGCAAGCTGGTGTTTAAAAAGGCCGGCCGCAAAGGTCTCGACAAGGGCCTGCTGTCCATGGAAGATGGCGTGGACGGACAGAAGCGACTGGGACAGAAGCCTTGCCCCATGGATCACGTGGAGGGTTCCAGCCTTGATAACATGGGCCTTCTCCAGAGTGCTGGGGGCAACAAGCAAggagcagccaccagcagcaacTATGATGATGCAATGCAGTTTGTAAAAAAGCGGCGCTACCTCCACGCCGTCACTAACGACTACGGCGCCGGCTCGCTGCACATGGCGCCGCAGGGCAACAGTGTGATTCAGGGCTCTCTGGGACCCGAGCCCACGCTGGCCATGTTGGACTCCTCACCTTTGGAACTCAAGCATGACAAGTCGGGCATTCCCGACGAGGTACTGCAAAGCCTGCTCGACCATTACAGCCATAAGCCAGACGGGACCCAGCACCACGATGTGACTTTCGACCTGTCCGATCACCCGCACCACGTGGACCTCCAGCCCGCAGCTCCGGTTACTCCTGAACTGGAAGATGATTCGCCCAACGGCGGCGACAAGACGGCAGTGATGAGTGAGTATTCAAAGTTCCTCCTGCAGGCACTGGAGCGCACCAGCCACACTGGGCCCTTCCCCAGCCTGGGACCAACGGGACCCTTCCCGCtcctgtccagcagctccagccccacTGGGCCGCTGTTCTCAGACAAGCACGTGTACGCGTCGTCTCCGCTGGATTGTGGGTATCCCCCTGCTGTGTCCTCTCCACTGCCCATTGTCGCcccatcctccacctcctcctcgtcctcctccaagTCCCACTACGGCATGCTTGTAGGCTCCCCCTCCCAGGCAGGCTACCACCTCAGCTTAGAACCCAccagccaccagcagctgacCCCCTCTCAAGAGCTGACGGAGCAGTTGGAGAAGCAGCATTCCCCTGGAGCGTTCACCCTACCTCCCCAGGACTTGACCGCCTCAGCAGAGGGCACCAAAGGTCAGCAGTCCAAAGCTGGGGGAACCGCCGCACCCACCAATGGCTCCAGCTACCCAGACCTGTCTCCTCTAAACCCCCCGAAAGAAACAACTTATCAAATCGAGAACTTCGCACAGGCCTTTGGTTCCCAGTTCAAGTCAGGGCGCCGGACCCCACTCGGCTATGGCAATGATCCTGGGTCAGAGGTCGACCACAGAATACGGACTCCGGTGTCAGAATTCTCAGGGTATACCAGTTTGTTAGCTGACGTGAGCGAGCCAGTGAGTACAGGATCAAAAACCCCAACAAGCCAAAGTTACAGATAA